The following proteins come from a genomic window of Cronobacter muytjensii ATCC 51329:
- a CDS encoding NlpC/P60 family protein yields the protein MRFLLMIFYFAALLSAPAFSAAPSHVWHSQNANADFSYRFHHDAPPTRLKSALLSRYVSWKGTRYHFGGTTRRGVDCSALMQHLFAESASVALPRTTQEQIKKGRAVRKTALQPGDLVFFNTGPRQRHVGVYIGDNQFIHASKEKGVTISSLSNRYWRARYLAARRVV from the coding sequence ATGCGTTTTTTATTGATGATTTTTTATTTCGCCGCTTTGCTTTCTGCGCCAGCGTTCAGCGCTGCCCCGTCGCATGTCTGGCACTCCCAGAATGCGAATGCGGATTTCTCATACCGTTTTCACCATGATGCACCGCCGACGCGGTTGAAAAGCGCACTGCTGAGCCGCTACGTCAGCTGGAAGGGCACCCGCTATCACTTCGGCGGCACGACCCGCCGGGGCGTTGATTGTTCGGCGCTGATGCAGCACCTGTTTGCCGAATCGGCGAGTGTTGCGCTGCCGCGCACTACGCAGGAGCAGATTAAAAAAGGCCGGGCGGTAAGAAAAACGGCGCTGCAGCCAGGCGATCTGGTGTTTTTCAACACCGGCCCGCGTCAGCGCCATGTAGGCGTCTATATCGGCGACAACCAGTTCATTCACGCCTCGAAAGAGAAAGGCGTAACCATTTCCAGCCTGAGCAACCGCTACTGGCGCGCACGTTACCTCGCCGCGCGCCGCGTGGTGTGA
- a CDS encoding AI-2E family transporter produces MIGPQRPQQDKVGLHMLQKLAALVIILAGIHAAAEVIVPLLLALFLAIVLNPLVTWFIRRGFRRPVAITIVVFVMLIGLTLLLGVLAASFNEFIALMPKYNKELTRKLLHLQEMVPFLHLHLSPERMLQRMDSEKMVTFATTLMTQLSGAMASIVLLVMTVVFMLFEVRHVPYKLRFALSNPQLHIAGLHRALKGVSHYLALKTLISLWTGVIIWLGLTLLDIQFALMWGVLGFLLNYIPNIGAVLSAIPPMIQALLFNGVYEVFMVGLLFSLVHMILGNIVEPRMMGHRLGMSTMVVFLSLLFWGWLLGPVGMLLSVPLTSVCKIWMETTHGGSKLAVLLGPGRPKSRLPG; encoded by the coding sequence ATGATTGGTCCACAACGTCCCCAACAAGATAAAGTCGGCCTGCATATGCTGCAAAAGCTGGCGGCGCTGGTCATTATTCTGGCGGGCATTCACGCCGCCGCGGAAGTGATTGTGCCGCTCCTGCTGGCGCTGTTTCTGGCTATTGTGCTTAACCCTCTGGTGACCTGGTTTATACGCCGGGGCTTTCGCCGTCCTGTCGCCATTACGATCGTCGTGTTCGTGATGCTGATTGGCCTGACGCTGCTCCTGGGCGTGCTGGCCGCGTCTTTCAATGAATTCATCGCGTTAATGCCGAAATATAATAAGGAACTGACGCGAAAACTGCTCCATCTTCAGGAAATGGTGCCTTTTTTACACCTGCATCTCTCACCGGAGCGAATGCTGCAACGCATGGATTCCGAGAAAATGGTGACCTTCGCGACGACGCTCATGACGCAACTCTCCGGCGCGATGGCGAGCATCGTGCTGCTGGTGATGACCGTCGTGTTTATGCTGTTTGAAGTACGCCACGTGCCTTATAAGCTGCGCTTCGCGCTCTCCAACCCGCAGTTGCATATCGCCGGGCTGCACCGCGCGTTAAAAGGCGTCAGCCACTATCTGGCGCTCAAGACGCTTATCAGCCTCTGGACCGGCGTGATTATCTGGCTCGGCCTGACGCTGCTTGATATCCAGTTCGCGCTGATGTGGGGCGTGCTCGGCTTTTTGCTTAATTACATTCCGAATATCGGCGCGGTGCTGTCAGCCATTCCGCCGATGATTCAGGCGCTGCTATTTAACGGCGTGTATGAAGTCTTTATGGTGGGCCTGCTGTTCTCGCTGGTGCACATGATCCTGGGGAATATCGTCGAACCGCGCATGATGGGTCACCGCCTCGGGATGTCCACAATGGTGGTATTCCTCTCGCTACTGTTCTGGGGATGGCTGCTGGGGCCGGTGGGCATGCTGCTCTCGGTGCCGCTCACCAGCGTCTGTAAGATCTGGATGGAGACCACGCACGGCGGCAGCAAACTCGCCGTATTGCTCGGCCCCGGACGTCCGAAAAGCCGGCTACCGGGGTAG
- a CDS encoding MFS transporter translates to MPDVCAEPALSGLRLNLKIVSIVIFNFATFLTIGLPLAVLPGYVHDVMGFSPFWAGLVISLQYIATLISRPHAGRYADLWGPKTVVIVGMFGCLLSGASYFLAWWGGGWPLVSLVLLCLGRVVLGFGQSCAGTGSTLWGVGVVGSAHIGKVISWNGVVTYGAMAVGAPLGALCYRLGGLPLVAGVIMGVALVGIVLALPRPAVKASKGKPLPFCAVLGKVWPFGMALALTTSGFGVIATFITLFYQAKGWDGAAFALTLFSGAFVGTRLLFPNAINRLGGINVTLICGVVETLGLLLVGLAVCPWMAKVGTFLAGAGFSLVFPALGVVAVKAVPQSNQGAALATYTLFMDLSLGITGPAAGVLMAWAGVPAIYLAAAGLVMLAILLSVRLKKRPAP, encoded by the coding sequence ATGCCGGATGTCTGCGCCGAACCCGCATTAAGCGGCCTGCGGCTGAACCTGAAAATCGTCTCCATCGTTATCTTTAACTTCGCTACCTTTCTGACCATTGGCCTGCCGCTGGCGGTACTGCCCGGCTACGTCCATGATGTCATGGGTTTTAGTCCGTTCTGGGCGGGGCTTGTTATCAGCCTGCAGTATATCGCCACGCTGATAAGTCGTCCTCATGCCGGGCGCTATGCCGATCTCTGGGGGCCGAAAACCGTCGTTATCGTCGGTATGTTCGGCTGCCTGCTGAGTGGCGCGAGCTATTTTCTGGCGTGGTGGGGCGGCGGCTGGCCGCTGGTATCGCTGGTGCTGCTGTGTCTCGGGCGGGTGGTGCTGGGCTTCGGGCAGAGCTGCGCGGGTACCGGCTCGACGCTCTGGGGCGTCGGCGTGGTCGGCTCGGCGCATATCGGTAAAGTCATCTCCTGGAACGGCGTCGTCACCTATGGGGCGATGGCGGTCGGCGCGCCGCTCGGCGCGCTGTGCTACCGGCTGGGCGGTCTGCCGCTGGTGGCGGGTGTGATTATGGGCGTGGCGCTGGTTGGGATCGTGTTAGCGTTGCCGCGCCCGGCGGTGAAAGCCAGCAAAGGCAAGCCGCTGCCGTTTTGTGCGGTGCTCGGTAAGGTCTGGCCGTTCGGCATGGCGCTGGCGCTCACGACATCCGGCTTTGGGGTGATCGCCACCTTTATTACGCTCTTCTACCAGGCGAAAGGCTGGGACGGCGCGGCCTTCGCTCTGACGCTCTTCAGCGGTGCGTTCGTCGGCACGCGGCTGCTGTTTCCGAATGCCATTAACCGGCTGGGCGGCATTAACGTGACGCTGATATGCGGCGTGGTGGAAACGCTGGGGCTGTTGCTGGTCGGTCTGGCGGTCTGTCCGTGGATGGCGAAGGTGGGCACTTTCCTCGCGGGGGCGGGCTTTTCGCTGGTGTTCCCGGCGCTCGGCGTCGTGGCGGTGAAAGCCGTTCCCCAGAGTAATCAGGGCGCGGCGCTCGCCACTTATACGCTGTTTATGGATCTGTCGCTTGGGATAACCGGCCCTGCGGCGGGCGTGCTGATGGCCTGGGCGGGCGTACCGGCGATTTATCTGGCGGCGGCAGGGCTGGTGATGCTCGCCATTCTGTTGAGCGTGCGCTTAAAAAAACGGCCCGCCCCGTAA
- a CDS encoding DcrB family lipoprotein — protein sequence MRNLVKYVGIGLLVMGLAACDNKDSNAPASAGASQSEASGQPISLLDGKLSFSLPADMTDQSGKVGTQANNMHVYSDATGQKAVIVIVGEKSQESLEVLAKRLEDQQRARDPQLQVVTNKAIEVKGQKLQQLDTVISAKGQTAYSSVVLGNVDNQLLTLQITLPADNQQQAQSTAENIINTIVVK from the coding sequence ATGCGCAATCTGGTGAAATATGTCGGTATTGGCCTGCTGGTGATGGGGCTTGCCGCCTGCGACAACAAAGACAGCAACGCGCCGGCCAGCGCCGGTGCTTCACAGAGCGAAGCCTCCGGCCAGCCGATAAGCCTGCTGGACGGTAAACTGAGCTTCTCCCTGCCGGCCGATATGACCGATCAGAGCGGTAAGGTCGGCACGCAGGCAAACAACATGCATGTCTACTCCGACGCCACCGGTCAGAAAGCGGTTATCGTTATCGTCGGCGAGAAAAGCCAGGAGTCGCTGGAAGTGCTGGCGAAGCGTCTGGAAGATCAGCAACGCGCCCGCGACCCGCAACTGCAGGTCGTCACCAATAAAGCGATTGAAGTTAAAGGCCAGAAGCTGCAGCAGCTTGACACCGTCATCTCTGCCAAAGGCCAGACCGCCTACTCTTCCGTGGTGCTGGGCAACGTGGATAACCAACTGCTGACCCTGCAAATCACGCTGCCTGCCGACAACCAGCAGCAGGCGCAGAGCACGGCAGAAAACATCATCAACACCATCGTGGTGAAATAA
- a CDS encoding 7-cyano-7-deazaguanine/7-aminomethyl-7-deazaguanine transporter, protein MTPFTPGQRRNALVWLSLFHLLVITSSNYLVQLPVSIFGFHTTWGAFSFPFIFLATDLTVRIFGAPLARRIIFAVMVPALLVSYVISSLFYMGSWQGFGALAHFNLFVARIATASFMAYALGQILDVHVFNRLRQSPRWWLAPGASLLLGNVSDTLSFFFIAFWRSPDPFMAEHWMEIALVDYTFKVLISLIFFLPMYGVLLNMLLKKLADKSDFRVLQRG, encoded by the coding sequence ATGACTCCCTTTACTCCTGGTCAGCGCCGCAATGCGCTCGTCTGGCTTTCGTTGTTTCATTTGCTGGTCATCACCTCCAGTAACTATCTGGTACAGCTGCCAGTCTCCATTTTTGGTTTTCACACCACCTGGGGCGCGTTTAGCTTTCCGTTTATTTTTCTCGCCACCGATCTGACCGTGCGCATTTTCGGCGCGCCGCTGGCACGACGCATTATTTTCGCTGTGATGGTGCCTGCGCTGCTCGTCTCCTACGTCATCTCCTCGCTGTTCTACATGGGCAGCTGGCAGGGGTTCGGCGCGCTGGCGCACTTCAACCTGTTTGTGGCGCGCATCGCGACCGCGAGCTTTATGGCGTATGCGCTGGGGCAAATTCTCGATGTGCATGTCTTTAACCGCCTGCGCCAGAGCCCGCGCTGGTGGCTCGCGCCGGGCGCGTCGCTGCTGCTTGGCAACGTCAGCGATACGCTGTCGTTTTTCTTTATCGCCTTCTGGCGCAGCCCGGACCCGTTTATGGCCGAGCACTGGATGGAAATCGCGCTGGTGGACTACACCTTCAAGGTGCTTATCAGCCTGATTTTCTTCCTGCCGATGTATGGCGTTCTGCTGAATATGCTGTTGAAAAAGCTGGCGGATAAATCCGATTTCCGCGTGCTGCAGCGCGGTTAA
- the tusA gene encoding sulfurtransferase TusA, whose translation MTDLFANPDHTLDALGLRCPEPVMMVRKTVRHMQPGETLLIVADDPATTRDIPGFCRFMEHELIASQTETLPYRYLLRKGQ comes from the coding sequence ATGACCGATCTGTTCGCCAACCCTGACCACACCCTTGACGCCCTCGGGCTGCGCTGCCCTGAGCCGGTAATGATGGTTCGTAAAACGGTGCGCCATATGCAGCCTGGCGAAACGCTGCTGATCGTGGCCGACGATCCGGCGACAACCCGCGATATTCCCGGTTTCTGCCGTTTTATGGAGCATGAACTGATAGCGTCGCAAACCGAAACGCTGCCGTATCGCTATCTGCTGCGTAAAGGCCAGTAA
- a CDS encoding TRAP transporter substrate-binding protein, whose protein sequence is MKKRFIPAFAGLCLSTASLLFAPALHAQVIKAADVHPQGYPNIVAVQNMGEKLKQQTNGDLEIKVFPGGVLGDEKQMIEQAQMGALDMIRVSMAPVAAILPEIEVFTLPYVFRDEDHMHKVIDGDIGKQIGDKLTSNPKSRLVFLGWMDSGTRNLITKNPVIKPEDLQGMKIRVQGSPVAIGTLKAMGANAVAMGVSEVYSGLQTGVIDGAENNPPTYIAHNYLPVAKHYTLSGHFIIPEMLLYSKVKWDKLKPEQQQKILTLAREAQMEQRELWNAYNKQALDKMKAGGVQFHDIDKAYFVKATEPVREQYGAKHQELMKAIADVK, encoded by the coding sequence ATGAAAAAGCGATTTATTCCGGCTTTCGCCGGTCTGTGCCTGTCCACCGCGTCACTGCTGTTTGCGCCTGCCCTTCACGCGCAAGTGATTAAAGCGGCTGATGTTCACCCGCAGGGGTATCCGAACATCGTCGCTGTGCAAAACATGGGTGAAAAATTAAAACAACAAACTAATGGCGATCTGGAGATCAAAGTGTTTCCGGGAGGCGTGCTGGGCGATGAGAAGCAGATGATTGAGCAGGCGCAGATGGGCGCTCTCGACATGATCCGCGTCTCAATGGCGCCCGTCGCGGCGATTTTGCCGGAGATCGAGGTTTTTACGCTGCCCTATGTCTTTCGCGATGAAGACCATATGCATAAGGTCATTGATGGCGATATTGGTAAGCAAATCGGCGATAAGCTCACCAGCAACCCGAAGTCGCGGCTGGTTTTTTTAGGCTGGATGGATTCCGGCACCCGCAACTTAATCACCAAAAATCCGGTCATTAAGCCTGAAGATTTACAGGGCATGAAAATTCGTGTCCAGGGCAGCCCTGTCGCTATCGGCACGCTGAAAGCGATGGGCGCGAACGCCGTTGCGATGGGCGTGAGCGAAGTTTACAGCGGTCTGCAAACCGGCGTTATCGACGGCGCGGAAAACAACCCACCCACCTATATCGCCCACAATTACCTGCCGGTCGCCAAACACTACACCCTGAGCGGCCACTTTATCATCCCCGAAATGCTGCTCTACTCCAAAGTGAAGTGGGACAAGCTCAAGCCCGAGCAGCAGCAGAAAATCCTGACCCTCGCCCGCGAGGCGCAAATGGAACAGCGCGAACTGTGGAACGCGTATAACAAACAGGCCCTCGACAAAATGAAAGCAGGCGGCGTGCAGTTCCATGACATTGATAAAGCGTATTTCGTGAAAGCGACGGAGCCGGTGCGCGAACAGTATGGCGCGAAACACCAGGAACTCATGAAGGCGATCGCCGACGTTAAATGA
- a CDS encoding TRAP transporter small permease: MSRFFLVWMDRLYLLAMVVAGFALLIMTVVIPVGIFSRYVLNRGESWPEPVAIICMVTFTFIGAAVGYRAGSHIAVNMLTDRLPAFAQRVCARIVDLLMLIISLVMFWYSALLCMELWEQPVAEFPVLTSGESYLPLPIGSAIMILFVIERLLFGSQENRPVVLIGNHS; encoded by the coding sequence ATGTCCCGATTCTTTCTGGTCTGGATGGATCGCCTGTACCTGCTTGCCATGGTGGTGGCCGGGTTTGCGCTGTTGATTATGACGGTCGTTATCCCGGTGGGTATTTTCTCACGCTACGTACTTAATCGCGGCGAATCCTGGCCTGAGCCGGTCGCCATTATCTGCATGGTCACGTTCACGTTTATCGGCGCGGCGGTAGGATATCGCGCGGGCTCGCACATCGCGGTAAACATGCTTACTGACCGTCTGCCCGCGTTCGCGCAGCGGGTCTGCGCGCGCATCGTCGACCTGCTGATGCTGATTATCTCGCTGGTGATGTTCTGGTACAGCGCCCTGCTGTGTATGGAACTCTGGGAGCAGCCGGTCGCGGAATTCCCGGTGCTGACCTCAGGAGAAAGCTACCTGCCGCTGCCGATTGGCTCGGCGATCATGATTCTGTTCGTCATCGAGCGACTGCTGTTCGGTTCCCAGGAGAACCGTCCGGTCGTGCTGATTGGCAACCATAGCTGA
- a CDS encoding TRAP transporter large permease, with protein MDAFILLATLAVLLALGMPVAFAVGLSAIAGALWIDLPLEALMIQITSGVNKFTLLAIPFFILAGAIMAEGGIARRLVNFAYLFVGFIRGGLSLVNIVASTFFGAISGSSVADTASIGSVMIPEMEKKGYPREYAAAVTASGSVQAILIPPSHNSVIYSLAAGGTVSIATLFIAGVMPGLLLGLSLMVLCIAFARRRGYPKGERIPFKQALKIFVDALWGLMTVVIILGGILSGIFTATESAAVACLWAFFVTMFIYRDYKWSELPKLMFRTVKTVTIVMILIGFASAFGAVMTYMQLPMRITEFFTTLSDNKYVILMYLNIMLLLIGTLMDMAPIILILTPVLLPVTNQLGIDPVHFGMIMMVNLGIGLITPPVGSVLFVASAVSKKNIETVVRAMLPFYGILLIVLAMVTYIPAISLWLPRILGMM; from the coding sequence ATGGACGCTTTTATCTTACTGGCCACGCTTGCCGTGCTGCTGGCGCTGGGAATGCCGGTCGCTTTCGCGGTGGGTCTGAGCGCCATTGCAGGCGCGCTCTGGATAGACCTGCCGCTGGAGGCGTTAATGATCCAGATAACCAGCGGCGTTAACAAATTCACGCTGCTGGCGATCCCGTTTTTTATTCTGGCGGGCGCGATTATGGCGGAAGGCGGCATCGCCCGGCGGCTGGTGAACTTCGCCTATCTGTTTGTGGGCTTTATCCGCGGCGGGCTGTCGCTGGTGAATATCGTCGCCTCGACGTTTTTTGGCGCGATCTCCGGCTCTTCGGTGGCGGATACCGCTTCTATCGGCAGCGTGATGATCCCGGAGATGGAAAAGAAGGGTTACCCGCGCGAATACGCGGCGGCGGTGACGGCAAGCGGCTCGGTGCAGGCGATCCTCATCCCGCCCAGCCATAACTCTGTGATTTACTCGCTGGCGGCGGGCGGTACGGTGTCAATCGCGACGCTGTTTATTGCAGGCGTAATGCCGGGGCTGCTGCTGGGCCTGAGCCTGATGGTCCTTTGCATTGCCTTCGCCCGGCGGCGCGGCTACCCGAAGGGCGAGCGGATTCCGTTTAAGCAGGCGCTGAAGATTTTCGTCGACGCGCTGTGGGGGCTGATGACGGTGGTCATCATTCTGGGCGGGATTCTGAGTGGCATATTTACCGCCACGGAATCGGCAGCGGTGGCCTGTCTGTGGGCATTTTTCGTGACGATGTTTATCTATCGCGACTATAAGTGGAGCGAACTGCCGAAGCTGATGTTCCGCACCGTGAAAACGGTAACGATTGTCATGATCCTCATTGGTTTTGCATCCGCTTTCGGCGCAGTGATGACGTACATGCAGTTGCCGATGCGCATTACCGAGTTTTTCACCACGCTTTCGGATAACAAATACGTCATCCTGATGTATCTCAACATTATGCTGCTGCTCATCGGCACATTGATGGATATGGCGCCGATCATTTTGATCCTGACGCCGGTGTTGCTGCCGGTCACCAATCAGCTTGGCATCGATCCGGTGCATTTCGGGATGATCATGATGGTGAACCTCGGGATCGGCCTGATTACGCCGCCGGTGGGCTCGGTGCTGTTTGTCGCCAGCGCCGTGAGCAAGAAGAATATCGAAACCGTGGTGCGCGCGATGTTGCCGTTCTACGGCATATTGCTGATTGTACTGGCGATGGTGACTTATATTCCGGCGATATCGCTCTGGCTGCCGCGCATATTAGGAATGATGTAA
- the zntA gene encoding Zn(II)/Cd(II)/Pb(II) translocating P-type ATPase ZntA: MSTPSEKPRVTPQFAKMTLTPMPQKPSGGEAPCCSGACDAPQPVVEATGALRWQVAGMDCAACARKVENAVRQVAQVRHVQVLFATEKLVVDAPPSQREAIEQAVRAAGYTLRDMHTAAPAASSAWRENLPILIIAALMALSWTLEQFHPQAGRAAFIVTTLVGLFPVARQAWRLTRSGNPFAIETLMSVAATGALIIGASEEAAMVLLLYLVGERLEGWAANRARSGVSALVALRPETAVRLRGDARETVAISALQPGDVIEVAAGGRLPADGKLLGAAASFDESALTGESLPVEHQPGDNIPAGATSVDRLVSLEVTSRPGESAIDRILHLIEEAEAKRAPIERFIDRFSRLYTPAIMAAALLTALIPPLLFAAPWLPWIYKALALLLIGCPCALVISTPAAITSGLAAATRFGALIKGGAALEALGCVEQIAFDKTGTLTAGTPQVTAISPVTGLEADALLAFAAAVEQGSTHPLAQAVVREASERGVAVLRAGEQRTLAGVGVEAQVEGRRVRISAPDKVSIALPDEWRQRIRDEEAQGQTVIVVTASDQLLGTLALRDTQRADARDAVGKLRAMGIQSVMLTGDNPRAAAAIAKALGMDYRAGLLPADKVGQVNTLNARAPLAVVGDGINDAPAMKAATIGIAMGSGTDVALEAADAALTHNRLAALPEMIALARATHRNIRQNIAIALGLKAVFLVTTLLGLTGLWLAVLADTGATVLVTANALRLLRRRG; this comes from the coding sequence ATGAGCACCCCTTCTGAAAAGCCCCGCGTGACCCCGCAGTTTGCCAAAATGACGCTGACGCCCATGCCGCAGAAACCGTCTGGTGGCGAAGCGCCCTGCTGTTCGGGCGCCTGTGACGCCCCGCAACCGGTGGTTGAAGCCACAGGCGCGCTGCGCTGGCAGGTCGCCGGTATGGACTGCGCCGCCTGCGCGCGCAAAGTGGAAAACGCGGTGCGCCAGGTGGCGCAGGTGCGTCACGTTCAGGTGCTGTTCGCGACCGAAAAACTGGTGGTGGACGCGCCGCCCTCGCAGCGCGAGGCCATCGAACAGGCGGTACGCGCCGCCGGTTATACGCTGCGCGACATGCACACCGCCGCGCCCGCCGCCTCATCAGCCTGGCGCGAAAACCTGCCGATCCTCATTATCGCCGCGCTGATGGCGCTGAGCTGGACGCTGGAGCAGTTTCACCCGCAGGCGGGCCGCGCGGCGTTTATCGTCACGACGCTGGTCGGCCTGTTCCCGGTCGCCCGTCAGGCGTGGCGTCTGACGCGCAGCGGCAATCCTTTCGCCATCGAAACGCTGATGAGCGTCGCCGCCACCGGCGCGCTGATCATCGGCGCCAGCGAAGAGGCGGCGATGGTGCTACTGCTCTATTTAGTGGGCGAACGGCTGGAAGGCTGGGCGGCGAACCGCGCGCGCAGCGGCGTCAGCGCACTGGTAGCGCTGCGCCCGGAAACCGCGGTGCGGCTGCGCGGCGACGCCCGTGAAACGGTCGCGATAAGCGCGCTTCAGCCCGGCGATGTGATTGAAGTGGCCGCAGGCGGGCGGCTCCCGGCCGATGGCAAACTGCTTGGCGCGGCGGCGAGTTTCGATGAGAGCGCGCTGACCGGCGAATCGCTCCCCGTTGAGCATCAGCCGGGCGATAACATTCCGGCGGGCGCCACAAGCGTTGACCGGCTCGTCTCGCTGGAAGTGACCTCGCGCCCCGGTGAGAGCGCCATTGACCGGATTCTGCATCTGATTGAAGAGGCAGAAGCGAAGCGCGCGCCAATTGAGCGTTTTATCGATCGCTTCAGCCGCCTTTATACCCCGGCCATTATGGCAGCGGCGCTGCTGACCGCGCTTATCCCGCCGCTACTGTTCGCCGCCCCCTGGCTGCCCTGGATTTACAAAGCGCTGGCGCTGCTGCTGATTGGCTGCCCGTGCGCGCTGGTGATTTCGACGCCTGCGGCCATTACGTCTGGCCTTGCCGCCGCCACGCGTTTCGGAGCGTTGATTAAAGGCGGCGCGGCGCTGGAGGCGCTCGGGTGCGTCGAGCAGATAGCGTTTGATAAGACCGGCACGCTCACCGCCGGTACGCCGCAAGTGACGGCAATCTCTCCGGTTACCGGGCTGGAAGCGGACGCCCTGCTGGCCTTCGCCGCCGCCGTGGAACAGGGCAGCACGCATCCGCTGGCGCAGGCGGTCGTGCGCGAGGCGAGCGAGCGCGGCGTGGCCGTGTTGCGCGCCGGGGAACAGCGCACACTGGCGGGTGTGGGCGTCGAAGCGCAGGTGGAAGGCCGCCGCGTGCGTATTAGCGCGCCGGATAAAGTCTCCATTGCGTTGCCAGACGAGTGGCGGCAGCGCATCCGCGATGAGGAGGCGCAGGGGCAGACGGTTATCGTCGTGACCGCAAGCGATCAGCTTCTTGGCACGCTGGCGCTGCGCGACACGCAGCGCGCCGACGCCCGTGACGCAGTAGGAAAACTGCGCGCGATGGGCATTCAAAGCGTGATGCTGACGGGCGATAACCCGCGCGCGGCGGCGGCTATCGCAAAAGCGCTCGGCATGGATTATCGCGCCGGGCTGCTGCCTGCCGATAAGGTCGGGCAGGTGAATACGCTCAATGCCCGCGCGCCGCTGGCGGTGGTGGGCGACGGCATTAACGACGCGCCCGCGATGAAAGCCGCCACGATTGGCATCGCAATGGGCAGCGGCACTGATGTGGCGCTGGAAGCCGCCGACGCGGCGCTGACGCATAACCGTCTCGCGGCGCTGCCGGAGATGATCGCCCTGGCCCGCGCCACGCACCGCAATATTCGCCAGAACATCGCGATTGCGCTGGGGTTAAAGGCGGTTTTCCTCGTCACGACGCTGCTCGGGTTAACCGGCCTGTGGCTGGCGGTGCTGGCCGACACTGGCGCGACGGTGTTAGTGACCGCCAATGCGTTAAGGCTGTTGCGCCGACGAGGCTGA